Below is a window of Deltaproteobacteria bacterium DNA.
CAATAGAGCGGATGTCCCCAATAGTCGTGGACCGCCTCGGGCTTGCCTTTATAGAGCTTCTCAAAAAGGGTCTTCATGGCAGGAGAGGTCTTCTTGCTGGCCATGGAAAATCCCAATACGCCATCGGTGGCCGGACCGAATATGGCGTGATAGAAACCGAAGTTGACCCCGGGGCCGCCCAGGAAGACCTTTGGGTTATAGCCGAGTTCCATACACTGTTTGGTGGCCAGTATGACCGCGTCGGGATAGGCGAGAACCAGCAGGGCGTCGGCCTTGGTTGCCTGGGCCTCTTTTAATATGGAGGAGAGATCTTTGATGTCCGGCGGCACGCTTTTCATCCCGACGATGTTGATCCCCTTCTTGGGCAGCTCAATGCCCGCCACGCCGGTATACTCGATGCCGAAGAGGTCGGCCATGGAGATAATGTAGGCCGTCTTAGCACCCTTATCAGCCAGAAGGTCGGCCAGTACCGGTAACTGGTACCAGTCAGAGAAACTTAAGGGGATGAAGAGATAGGGCAGGCTGGCAATCATGTCCCGGATGCTGGTGGCCCCGCCTTCCGCCGATAGCAGTATTTTGTTATACTTATTGGCAATCGGGGCCTGGGCAAAGAGAAACGCCGTACCGCAGGCCGGCCAGAGGAAGTCGACCTTGTCCTGGAGGATCAATTTTTCGGTCAACCTGGTCATGGTGCCCACATCACTTTTGTCATCATAGATCTTTAACTCTATGGGCAGCTTCTTGTTGTAGGCCTTGACGAAGATCCCGCCCTGGGCATTGACCTCTTTTACCCAGGTCTCATAGACCGGTCTGAAGGCCGAGTCTCCGATCTGGGCCATCCAGCCCGAGAGAGGTCTGGACATGCCGACCACGATCTTGTCCTTGGCTTTCGGCGCCGAGAAGGCTGTTAATGGAAATACGACCAGTGAAATCAGTACAATGCTATAAACTGCCTGTTTAAGATATTTCATGTTATCCCCTCCTTAAATAATGTGATAATAATGTCCCCATGAATCCTGATCGGATTCCTTGGCCGTCATCATACTGCGCGGAACCGTTTCTCGGGTGTATCCGGTTTCCTTAAATGCGTATTGTGAGCCCCTTCCCCACCTCCTTCCGTTTTATCCCTTGCCCTCAGAAATCAAAGGTACTGTCCATGGCCTGGTCGCTGATGAGAAAGACCTGGTTATGCGGGGGAAGGGGTTCTTCGTAATAGAACCGGGGCAGTCGGTCATCTTTTTCCGTAAATCCGGCTCTTCGGTTGAATTCCCGCTCGGCTTTCAGCACCCGGATTCCCAGGACCGGGATATCTTCCGGTCCAAACTGGGTGCCGAATTTGGCATTGATCGTTTTCAGAAAGGCCTCAGCCCCTTCACCCTCCACCAGGGCCACAGCGGCCATAAAGCACAGGCCCGTGCAATCAATGGCGGCCATACCGATCTGGAGGTTTCTGGAGGTCTCGACCTGGCCCTCCGGCTTCAATGGATCCAGTGCCCCGGTAAGGTACTCTCCCACCAGGTTGCCGGCCGTGTGATCGGCACCCATGGGGCTGGTGGCATAGGTCACGCCGTTACCCTGCATGGCCCGGGGATCGTAGGCGGCCACGCCCTGACCTTTGACTGCCGGGATGCGGGGATTGTTAAAATGCTGGCCCACGGCCGCCGGACCGCTGCCGATGATCTTTCCCATCTCCGTGGCGCGGGCAATTTCCTCCACCATCTCGATAACGGCCTGCCCATCGCCGAACTTCCGGTACCCGGCATCCATGGCCACCGCCACGGCAATCCCCGTATTCATGGTATCCACGCCGATGTCATCGCAGAGGAAATCGAGCCTGGCGATGATATCCAGATCGGCCACACCGGTCATGCCGCCCAGGGACCAGATCGTTTCATACTCCAGAGAACTGGTGACATATTTCCCCTGCTCATCCACAAACTCATTGGAGCAATGGACGATGCACTGGGCGCAGCCCATATGGGTGGTTTTTCCTCCCCGTTTGGAGATCATCTCAGCCATGGCCTCTCCGCTGATCTTCTCCCAGCCTTCCAGCACCCCTTTCCGGGCGTTGTAGGGGGGAAAGCGCCCATGGCATTGACCGGCGCCACCAGACCGGCGGTACCCAGGGCCGGCATCATACCTCCGCTCATGGGATTGGCCTTCACCACCTTGGCTACAATCCTGGCCGCCTCCTTAAAGGCCTCGGGATCGGCGATGGCATCGGCCGATTTCCCGCCCTGCTCGACGATGACGGCCTTAAGACCCTTGGCGCCCATGACCGCGCCCAATCCCCCGCGCCCGGCAGCCCGGCAGGGACGTCCGTCCACATCCGATGATTGGATGGAAGCGCTGGCCAGCCGGTATTCACCGGCCGGTCCGATACAAATAAGGGCATTCTTCTCCCCATACTGCTTAAGCAGCTTTTCCGTAAGGGCATAGGTCCTCAGGCCTTTATACTCTTGGGCCGAAGACAGACGGATGTCGCCGTTTTTATCCAGTTTGAGCAGGCTGAGTTTGCCTTCCGGGGCCTGGCCCTCAACGATGATGGCCGTAACCCCTAACCGCCCCAGGGCATCGGCAATAGTACCCCCGGCATTGCTCTCCTTGATGCCGCCAGTAAGGGGGCTTTTGGCGCCGATGGACAGGCGGCTGGTATTGATGAGCAAGGTGCCGCTCAAAGATCCCGGGGCGATAATCAGCTTGTTTTCCGGACCTAATGGGTCACATTTGGGCGGTACCTCGGCATTGATCAGGATCGAGGTCAGACCTCTTCCGCCAAGACCCAGGTACTGCTCCGGAACTTCCTCCGTGGTGATCGCCTGGTTGCTCATGTTGACTCGGATAAACTTCATATCTGCCTCCTTAAAAATAGATTATTACCTCATTATGAATTCTGACTACGGGCGTACCACGGCCTTGAGTACCTTTCCCGTTTCCGAATCCTCAGCGGCCTGGTTGATCTGGTCTAACGAATAGAAGGTCATCATCCGATCGAAAGGGAAACGACCCAGCTTATAGAGATCGATGAGCTTCGGGATAAAGAGGTCCGGGTTCGAATCGCCTTCCACAATGCCCTTGATGGTCCGGGCGTTGAGGATGGTTTGCATTACGAGACCCGCCTCCACACCGGGAGGGGCCACGCCAATGAGGCCGCAAACCCCGCCCATCATGAGGGCATCCACGGCCTGGCGAAAAACCTGAGGAATACCGGTGCACTCCAGGGAGTATTCTACGCCATGACCGGTGATTCTCCAGATCTCGGTCACCGGGTCGGTCTCCGACGAGTTGATACTATGGGTGGCCCCGAACTCTTGAGCTGTTCTGAGCCGCTCCGGTTTGACATCCACAGCGATAATCGTGGTGCAACCCACGGCGACGGCCGCCAGGATGGCGCTCTGACCGACTGAACCGGCGCCAAAGACGGCGATGGAAGAACCGACTTCAGGTCGGAGAGTGTTCATGACCCCACCGGCGCCGGTCTGAAGGCCGCACCCCAGAGGTCCCAGCAATTCCAAAGGAACATCTTTGGGCACCTTGACCACATTCCGCTCGGTCGCCAGGGCATGGGAGGCAAAAGAGGATTGGTTGAAGAAAGAACCGTAGATGGGCTGGCTATTTTTTCTCATGGTCGATGACCCATCGGCCCGGACCCCGGCGAAGTTAGACGGAAGGAAGTCGAGGCAATGACTGGGCCGGCCCTTCCTGCAGGAGACGCAAAGACCGCAGGAAAGGTAGCTCATGGCCACGTGGTCACCGGGTTTTACTTTGGTGACCCGCCCGCCGACTTTCTCCACCACTCCAGAACCCTCATGCCCGAACACCCCGGGGAGCGGTACGGGCATATATTGATCCCTGGCTACGAGATCCGTGTGACAGACCCCGGAGCCGGCGATACGGACCAACACCTCCTCTTCCCGGGGATCATCGAGTTCCACCTCTTCGATTCTGAAGGGACCTCCCTTTTCGCGAACAACCGCAGCTTTTATTTTCATGGGCAACCTCCTTGGAGTTAAGGATGCAAAGTTAACCCGTAATAAATAAGCAAAACCGGTGCCAATAGTAAAATCAGGTTTTCTTCGGATAGAACGTTTTAATTTTAAAGGAAAAAAGATAACGAAGCCTGAGCCCGGATAAAGACAGGCTTTCTTATGGCTTGGTCAATTTGAAAATCGTTTCTCATTTTGGTAAAACGACCAATTAAAGGCGGGGGCCGGATTTAAAAATTTGTTGCCGGTTAACACCAAATTCCTTCATTTTTCGGTAAAAAGTACTTAATGGGATATCTAAAGAATTGGCCGCTTCTTTTACGGTGCCAAAACGATTGAGTGATCCGATCAATACCTCCCTGGTGATCGCTTCCAGGGTTTGTCCTGTGACGGCTTCCGGCTCCGATTCAAAAGAGAGATGGTCCGACACATCCTTCAGACCAATGGTCTTTCCGATGCAGAAATTATAGGCACTCTCCAGGCAATTTTTCAGCTCTCGGACATTTCCCGGCCATGAAAATTGGCCTAAAATTTTTAAAGCCTCCGGCTCTACCCCCGTTATGGACCGATTAAATTTCTGGTTCATCTCGCCGATCAGGTAATCGATCAGCAAGGGGATATCTTCTTTCCTTTCCCTCAGGCTGGGAATGAAAAGCTTTACGACATTGATTCTGAAAAAAAGGGCCGGGGTAAAAAGACCTTTTTCCATTTCTTTTTTAAGGTCCACCGAACTGGCGACAATAATGCGGATATTTAAGGGGATGGCATATTTCCCGCCGATCCTGGTCAGCCGGCGCTCCTCGATCACCCTTAATAATTTCGTCTGGGCCGGTTGGTCCATCAGGTGAATTTCATCCAGGAAGATCGTTCCCCCGTTGGCCAGTTCAAACTTTCCCATATTTCCATCCTGCCGGGCACCGGTATAGGCCCCTTTTTCATAACCGAACAACTCACTCTCAATCAGGTCATGGGGGATGGCCGCACAATTCAGGGCAATAAAAGGACCGCTTCCTTGAGGGCTTTCACTATGAATCGCCTGGGCAAACAGCTCTTTTCCAGTCCCCGTTTCCCCTTCAATCAAGATCGTAGATCCTGTTTTGGCCGCCCTTTTGGCCCTATCCACTACCTGTATAATCTGAGGACTGCTCCCGATGATGTTTCTGAAAGTATACCTGGTCATCCTGGGTACCCTTTCAGGGATGGTTTTGAACACTTTCTCTTTTTCGAATTTCAGCAAAAAGGCCATCTCTTGCCCGGCCGGATCGAAAAGCGGTATGGAATCGATAACCAAAAAATCTGAATTCCTGCCGCCCAAGGATATCTTTCCTCCCGACTCTTTGAATAGGAGCTCGATTTTGCTCTTATCCCCCAGGAGGGTCCTGACATCCCTGTTCTTAATTCCCTGGGCATTGACTTTAAAGAACTCTTTGGCCTGCTGGTTCAGATCGATGATTTCTCCCCGGGTATTGACCATCACCAGGATACTGCGGGAATAATCAAAGGTAGAATGATAATAAGAATGGAAGAGCTCCAGTTGGTCTAATTTCTTTTTTATGGAGAGCTCGAACTGGATGGAATTGGCCGTGTTAAACAAAATGGGGATAAGGTGCCTTAATTTTTCCATATCCTTCCAGGCAACGGTAAAATCCAAAGCCCCTAAAAGATTTTTTTCTTCATCAAAGATCGGGCTGGCAATGCAACTGGCCCAGTGGATGTCCTCAATGAAATGTTCTTCGGCATTAACGGCGGCAAAACGGTTCTCTTCCAGGCAAATGCCCGGAGCCGTGGTCCCGATAATCTCTTCTTTAATGGAGCTGCCGATGATGGCTGTTTGTGAACTCTCCTCCATCCTTTTGAAGATCTTCTCATCGCCGGCGAAAGACAGGACGTAGCCGTCTTTATCGGCAAAGAAGATGCCTATCGGCAAAAAGGAGAAAAATTCCTCTATATTTTTATGGTGGGTCTTAAGGATTTGATGGAGATCCGACTGTTCATCGATGCGTTTGCGGATCGCGACCTGATCTATCCGCATCAGAGCCGGCTCTTTTCGAGGATTGACGCGGGCATTCAAACACCGTTCCCAGGATGACCGGATGTTTACCGGTACTTCATGAACACTCCCCCCGGAGACAACTTTGCTCCAGACCTCGTAAAACCCGGTTCTCTGTGCCAGTGCTCTCCTCATAATCTTCACCTCAAAAAACCCTGAATATTCTCTGAATCCGATTGCAATTATTAAAGAATATTAAATATTTTTCAAGACAAAAATAAGTATAATAAAATCAATGAGTAATAGTATATTTTCGGATAGTTGAAACTGCATCATCAATCCGAAAGAAGGTTATGATGATCATAGGGGGGAGATATCCTGGGCCGTTATGCCGGACTATCTCCGGCATCCGGAGAACCTTGAACACTGGATTCCGACTTTCGTCGGAATGACATTATGCGCGATCATTAATGTCGTTAGGTTTAGGTGCCGTTGATTGGAAGCTTGGTCGAATTCGAAGGATAACTTTAGTTGAAAAAAAAGGGCACTATCACACCCTCTGAAAGGCTGAGGAAGAAGGAGAGGCGACCTTGTTATAGTGGGAAAATTGCATGGAAAAGGTAGCCCGGCCCTGGCTGGACGAACGAAGGACCGTGGAATAGCCGAACAGTTGGGACAAGGGGGCCTGGGCTTGAACCTGTTGCACCCTGTTCCTGGGAAAGATCTGTTCGATCTTACCTTTACGGGCGTTGATATCCCCGATGACTTCGCCCAGGAATTCATCGGGGACGATGATTTCCAATTTCATGACCGGCTCCAAAAGCACAGGGGAGGCTTTCAGGCAGCCGTTTCTGAAGGCCAAGGAAGCCGCTACCCGAAAGGCCATTTCAGAGGGTTGATTCTCCATGGTCCGGCCCGACTCCAGAATGACCTTGACGTCGGTGACCGGATAACCGGACAGGACCCCGGAGGTAAAGGCTTCGTTGATGGAAGATTTGATGGCTTCAATCGGTGGCTGGGGCAGGCTGTCTTCCG
It encodes the following:
- a CDS encoding NAD(P)-dependent alcohol dehydrogenase, with product MKIKAAVVREKGGPFRIEEVELDDPREEEVLVRIAGSGVCHTDLVARDQYMPVPLPGVFGHEGSGVVEKVGGRVTKVKPGDHVAMSYLSCGLCVSCRKGRPSHCLDFLPSNFAGVRADGSSTMRKNSQPIYGSFFNQSSFASHALATERNVVKVPKDVPLELLGPLGCGLQTGAGGVMNTLRPEVGSSIAVFGAGSVGQSAILAAVAVGCTTIIAVDVKPERLRTAQEFGATHSINSSETDPVTEIWRITGHGVEYSLECTGIPQVFRQAVDALMMGGVCGLIGVAPPGVEAGLVMQTILNARTIKGIVEGDSNPDLFIPKLIDLYKLGRFPFDRMMTFYSLDQINQAAEDSETGKVLKAVVRP
- a CDS encoding amino acid ABC transporter substrate-binding protein — translated: MKYLKQAVYSIVLISLVVFPLTAFSAPKAKDKIVVGMSRPLSGWMAQIGDSAFRPVYETWVKEVNAQGGIFVKAYNKKLPIELKIYDDKSDVGTMTRLTEKLILQDKVDFLWPACGTAFLFAQAPIANKYNKILLSAEGGATSIRDMIASLPYLFIPLSFSDWYQLPVLADLLADKGAKTAYIISMADLFGIEYTGVAGIELPKKGINIVGMKSVPPDIKDLSSILKEAQATKADALLVLAYPDAVILATKQCMELGYNPKVFLGGPGVNFGFYHAIFGPATDGVLGFSMASKKTSPAMKTLFEKLYKGKPEAVHDYWGHPLYWAALEFWKQAIEKAGTLDNKKIRDVMAKETFNTILGPTRFVKGFLDKESHTGEIGQWQKGEFEVVGPKNKATAPMIYPKPNWPAPKPEKK
- a CDS encoding sigma 54-interacting transcriptional regulator encodes the protein MRRALAQRTGFYEVWSKVVSGGSVHEVPVNIRSSWERCLNARVNPRKEPALMRIDQVAIRKRIDEQSDLHQILKTHHKNIEEFFSFLPIGIFFADKDGYVLSFAGDEKIFKRMEESSQTAIIGSSIKEEIIGTTAPGICLEENRFAAVNAEEHFIEDIHWASCIASPIFDEEKNLLGALDFTVAWKDMEKLRHLIPILFNTANSIQFELSIKKKLDQLELFHSYYHSTFDYSRSILVMVNTRGEIIDLNQQAKEFFKVNAQGIKNRDVRTLLGDKSKIELLFKESGGKISLGGRNSDFLVIDSIPLFDPAGQEMAFLLKFEKEKVFKTIPERVPRMTRYTFRNIIGSSPQIIQVVDRAKRAAKTGSTILIEGETGTGKELFAQAIHSESPQGSGPFIALNCAAIPHDLIESELFGYEKGAYTGARQDGNMGKFELANGGTIFLDEIHLMDQPAQTKLLRVIEERRLTRIGGKYAIPLNIRIIVASSVDLKKEMEKGLFTPALFFRINVVKLFIPSLRERKEDIPLLIDYLIGEMNQKFNRSITGVEPEALKILGQFSWPGNVRELKNCLESAYNFCIGKTIGLKDVSDHLSFESEPEAVTGQTLEAITREVLIGSLNRFGTVKEAANSLDIPLSTFYRKMKEFGVNRQQIFKSGPRL